The following are encoded together in the Mesoaciditoga lauensis cd-1655R = DSM 25116 genome:
- the galT gene encoding galactose-1-phosphate uridylyltransferase: MLELRHNPITDEWILVSSDRQKRPVQPATSTCPLCPGGVEFDRDYDLAVFDNRFPSLKLDAPPVEHPADEIFKNAPSFGKCEVVMYTSNHNSSMSRMPIGQIEKLIYVWEDRTRELAKEEKIKYIFPFENRGKEVGATLSHPHGQLYAFPFIPKRIQAMIDAEKKYRKEHGKCVICDVVDSELKAHERIVYEGNHFVAVTPYFARFPYEVHVYPKRHISFFMDMTPQEKFDLAVILKIVTSKYDSLFDEEFPYMMAIFQSPVNSAMEDFHFHIEFYPPKRDKNKIKWMASVETGTWTFINPTTPSDIAKQLKDTPYII; the protein is encoded by the coding sequence ATGTTGGAATTACGACACAATCCAATAACAGATGAATGGATTTTGGTATCTTCAGATAGGCAAAAACGCCCTGTTCAACCTGCCACAAGCACATGTCCTTTATGCCCTGGCGGGGTGGAATTCGATCGAGATTACGATTTGGCGGTTTTCGATAACCGTTTTCCATCTTTAAAACTCGACGCGCCACCTGTCGAACATCCTGCCGATGAAATATTCAAAAATGCTCCATCTTTTGGAAAATGCGAAGTCGTTATGTACACTTCCAATCACAATTCATCGATGTCAAGAATGCCAATAGGTCAGATAGAGAAGCTTATATACGTATGGGAAGATAGAACACGTGAACTTGCAAAAGAAGAAAAGATAAAATACATCTTTCCATTTGAAAATAGGGGAAAAGAAGTTGGTGCTACGCTTTCACACCCACATGGTCAACTCTACGCTTTTCCGTTTATACCCAAAAGAATTCAAGCGATGATAGATGCGGAGAAGAAATATCGCAAGGAGCATGGAAAATGTGTGATATGCGATGTCGTTGACTCGGAATTAAAAGCGCACGAAAGGATCGTCTACGAAGGAAACCATTTTGTGGCCGTTACGCCGTATTTTGCGCGTTTTCCATACGAAGTGCACGTTTATCCAAAAAGGCATATTTCCTTTTTCATGGATATGACACCACAAGAGAAATTCGATCTCGCGGTGATTTTGAAGATCGTAACGTCAAAATACGACTCTCTCTTTGATGAAGAGTTTCCTTACATGATGGCGATATTCCAATCACCTGTTAATTCCGCAATGGAAGATTTTCATTTCCATATAGAATTTTATCCTCCAAAAAGAGACAAAAATAAGATAAAATGGATGGCAAGCGTTGAAACCGGAACGTGGACGTTTATAAACCCCACGACTCCATCCGATATAGCCAAACAACTGAAAGACACGCCTTACATAATTTAA
- the galK gene encoding galactokinase, with protein MKKYKFKSPGRINLIGEHTDYNDGYVMPGAIDKYTYITFEESDRFEAYSTHFDQRLNFSLNEEKEEAEWLNYVKGALLYTTKYVQKEINPWKIEISGDLPLGAGLSSSASLMVGVVYGLCKVEGFEISRRQIANIAHKAENEFMGVNCGIMDQYIVAMGKENTFMFIDTLTKEIKYVPAENFPQMFVIDSGVKHELASSEYNKRRMECSQAEDIMGIKLRQMDLNTLEKNKEKLGETLYKRAFHVVSENDRVLKAIDAIEKSDWENLGRLLYSSHESLRDFYEISTQEIDFIIEELKKNDDIFGARMIGGGFGGSILALSNGDSSEEISRIRGKYEDKFGVKMKVYTVRLSGGVQELQRM; from the coding sequence TTGAAGAAATACAAGTTCAAATCGCCTGGCAGAATAAATCTTATAGGCGAGCATACGGATTATAACGATGGATACGTCATGCCGGGAGCGATAGACAAATACACGTACATAACTTTTGAAGAATCCGATCGTTTCGAAGCTTACTCTACTCACTTCGATCAAAGGCTTAATTTTTCGCTTAACGAAGAAAAAGAAGAAGCAGAATGGCTTAATTACGTTAAAGGTGCTCTTCTGTACACAACAAAATATGTGCAAAAGGAAATAAACCCTTGGAAGATAGAAATTTCAGGTGATCTTCCACTTGGTGCAGGATTATCCAGTTCGGCATCTTTAATGGTTGGTGTCGTTTACGGCTTGTGTAAAGTTGAAGGTTTTGAAATATCTCGGCGTCAAATTGCGAACATTGCCCACAAAGCCGAAAATGAATTCATGGGCGTCAATTGTGGAATAATGGATCAATACATCGTAGCCATGGGCAAAGAAAACACCTTTATGTTCATAGATACTCTAACCAAGGAAATCAAATACGTCCCCGCGGAGAATTTTCCCCAAATGTTTGTCATAGATTCTGGCGTGAAGCACGAACTCGCATCGAGCGAATACAACAAAAGACGAATGGAATGTAGTCAAGCAGAAGATATCATGGGAATAAAGCTTCGTCAAATGGATTTGAACACTCTTGAGAAAAATAAAGAAAAGCTTGGAGAAACGCTTTACAAAAGAGCTTTTCATGTGGTAAGCGAAAACGATAGGGTTTTAAAAGCGATAGACGCGATCGAGAAAAGCGATTGGGAAAACCTTGGTCGACTTCTTTACTCTTCGCATGAGAGTTTAAGGGATTTCTACGAAATTTCCACTCAAGAAATTGATTTTATAATCGAAGAGTTAAAAAAGAACGATGATATTTTCGGAGCCCGAATGATCGGCGGGGGATTTGGAGGCAGTATTCTTGCTCTTTCAAATGGCGATTCAAGCGAAGAAATATCAAGGATCAGGGGAAAATACGAAGATAAATTTGGTGTTAAAATGAAAGTGTATACTGTTAGATTATCCGGTGGCGTTCAAGAACTTCAAAGGATGTGA
- the corA gene encoding magnesium/cobalt transporter CorA: protein MTSTKEEPKTELPKKNEKEGISIELIDYSEKEFHEKHVDKIEDCLPFKDKKSVTWININGVHDKELNEKVGKLFNLHFLTVRDISNTSRRPKVEQFDDYLYLVLKMFYLKKGKLVTEQVSLMLGQNFVISFQERKGDVFNQIREDIKASKGKIRTSGADYLIYSLVSALVDNYFIILENFGDRIENLQERLVKNPSSNILQTIHEIKREVMFLRRSIWPLREVVNEVGRDGMPLITKALVPYLRDLYDHTIQAIDIAESFRDSLSDMLDIYLSSVSNKTNEIMKVLTMFSTIFIPLTFIAGIYGMNFKNMPELSWKWGYPVSLMVMGGIMVFMLIYFKRKKWL, encoded by the coding sequence TTGACAAGTACAAAAGAGGAACCTAAAACAGAACTTCCCAAAAAGAATGAAAAAGAAGGGATAAGCATAGAGCTAATAGACTATTCTGAAAAAGAATTTCATGAAAAGCATGTGGATAAAATCGAAGATTGTCTTCCTTTTAAAGACAAAAAGAGCGTTACATGGATAAATATCAACGGCGTTCATGATAAAGAATTGAACGAAAAGGTTGGGAAACTCTTTAACCTTCATTTTTTAACGGTGAGAGACATTTCAAACACTTCTCGGCGTCCAAAGGTGGAACAATTTGATGATTACCTTTATTTGGTGTTGAAGATGTTTTACTTGAAGAAAGGAAAGCTTGTTACCGAACAAGTAAGCTTGATGCTGGGACAGAATTTCGTCATCTCTTTTCAAGAGAGAAAAGGTGATGTCTTCAACCAGATAAGAGAAGATATAAAAGCGTCGAAGGGGAAAATAAGAACATCTGGCGCGGATTACCTTATATATTCCCTTGTAAGCGCGTTGGTGGATAATTACTTCATCATCCTGGAAAATTTCGGAGACAGGATAGAAAACCTTCAAGAAAGGCTCGTTAAAAATCCTTCCTCCAATATTTTGCAAACTATACACGAGATCAAAAGGGAAGTGATGTTTTTAAGAAGATCCATTTGGCCGCTCAGAGAAGTTGTAAACGAAGTGGGAAGAGATGGGATGCCTCTTATAACAAAAGCACTTGTCCCTTACTTAAGGGATTTGTACGATCACACGATTCAGGCCATAGATATAGCGGAATCTTTTAGAGACTCTCTTTCGGATATGCTCGATATCTATCTTTCCAGCGTGAGCAACAAGACAAACGAAATCATGAAAGTTCTGACGATGTTTTCAACGATATTCATACCTTTAACTTTCATAGCCGGCATCTACGGAATGAATTTCAAAAACATGCCAGAACTTAGCTGGAAGTGGGGATATCCCGTTTCATTGATGGTTATGGGAGGCATAATGGTTTTCATGCTTATATATTTCAAAAGGAAAAAATGGTTGTGA
- a CDS encoding SNF2-related protein, protein MGKKYEFGKTWWGKEWIKALESIDEDTNRLPRGRSYAKNGHVISINISSDAVVSARVQGTRPRPYREKIRMNLLGVKEIEKIQEVINLRPDLASQLLVGNLPEKLNELLEEKGVHLFPRSWEEIDAECTCPDWANPCKHLAAVYYIIAQELDKDPFLIFEMHGVSKARLMDMAKIVGKKNDSMFVEKTQVRDAKEMQAPAPPEEEYDVEKSLSILEDNPPFYRKGNFKEILKKNYKTFLIVQTQEELFGEAKSPYLKEIEFQVLYLPEGPFIKIDGDVTELPFSKRKIPFSTFYNFMSEISVFDNENDSKSVRFFKKAFAFSYTLLKMGAIIPKAVKINENGDFKIEYHPALYDDAVKAYLDYLNSIAPKYLVVNKDGMVLKRNLVADYIVSLILSEYIKKLNIPKEDKITKTFFNGDVFEAKKFEDKHTFTSVSNWLEPFYVGRGNYSIVVLIEAQGKNDEFTLQLEVQNNRDPLESPMAFSKFRNSNASFADKKNIMKQLGIIAKYSPFTAKAAKYEKPISLTLKELGKFVTKGRFILEMLGVKVLLPKEFKNILKPSLTLNASLKNGNWKKTYMNLAELLDFNWEISIDGETISFHKLLKLSKKSSGIIKLRNKYLLVDTDELRRIVKRIEEGVPSISNHEALQAILGGELGGVKIDFSKDLKEFLKGFRKVKNIRPPKTLNTQLRKYQERGFKWLYTYLEKGFGVCLADDMGLGKTVQAISAVLKEKENKKLKSPALVVAPLTLVENWKNEIEKFAPKLNVSIYYGPFRKLQVSGVDIVLTTYGVVRSDAKKLKDVEWSLIIIDEAQNVKNPNTFQTKAVKKLKSHGRIALTGTPIENRLLELWSIFDFLMPGYLGNREKFIKEFSIPIEKYGNLEVAQRLQRITAPFLMRRLKTDKTIIKDLPEKIVSNEYVQLKEEQASLYREIVKNESKKIFGEIGDMERKGAIFRLLVSLKQVCNHPIHYTKNGVPVPSASGKAERTIEILKDILENNEKAVVFTQYREMGKILFEMVKNFLKVEPLFFHGGLSRRKRMEMVKDFQEKHRYPFMIITIKAGGTGLNLTAANHVIHYDLWWNPAVENQGTDRTFRIGQTKNVIVHRMITIGTLEEKIDKMIQKKQKLANSIITAGEKWITELSDEELQDLFQLEK, encoded by the coding sequence ATGGGGAAAAAATATGAATTTGGAAAAACTTGGTGGGGAAAAGAATGGATAAAGGCGCTTGAAAGCATAGATGAAGATACCAACAGATTACCACGGGGTAGAAGCTATGCGAAAAATGGACATGTGATAAGCATCAACATTTCGAGTGATGCCGTTGTAAGTGCCAGAGTCCAGGGAACACGCCCGCGACCTTACAGGGAAAAGATCAGGATGAATTTGCTCGGAGTAAAAGAAATAGAAAAGATACAAGAAGTTATAAATTTAAGGCCGGACCTGGCGTCACAGCTCCTTGTCGGCAATCTTCCAGAAAAACTGAACGAGCTTTTAGAAGAGAAGGGCGTTCATCTTTTTCCAAGATCGTGGGAAGAGATTGACGCGGAGTGCACATGTCCTGATTGGGCAAATCCATGTAAGCATCTTGCCGCAGTTTATTACATAATTGCTCAAGAATTGGACAAGGATCCATTTTTGATTTTCGAAATGCACGGTGTATCTAAAGCTCGACTTATGGATATGGCTAAAATCGTTGGAAAAAAGAACGATAGTATGTTCGTTGAAAAAACTCAAGTTCGTGATGCCAAGGAGATGCAAGCCCCGGCACCACCTGAAGAAGAATATGACGTGGAAAAAAGCCTGAGTATTCTGGAAGACAATCCTCCCTTTTACCGGAAAGGAAACTTCAAAGAAATTCTTAAAAAAAATTATAAAACGTTTCTCATTGTTCAAACACAAGAAGAGCTTTTTGGAGAGGCCAAGTCTCCTTACTTGAAAGAGATAGAATTTCAAGTGCTGTATTTACCTGAAGGTCCCTTTATTAAAATAGACGGGGATGTCACTGAGCTTCCATTCTCGAAGAGGAAAATTCCTTTTTCCACTTTTTACAATTTCATGAGTGAGATCTCTGTCTTTGATAATGAAAACGACAGCAAATCCGTTCGATTTTTCAAAAAAGCTTTTGCTTTTTCGTACACACTCCTAAAAATGGGAGCAATAATCCCAAAAGCCGTGAAAATCAACGAAAATGGGGATTTTAAAATAGAATATCATCCTGCTTTGTACGATGACGCTGTAAAAGCTTATTTAGATTATTTGAATTCGATAGCTCCCAAATATTTGGTCGTAAATAAAGATGGAATGGTTTTGAAAAGAAATTTAGTTGCCGATTACATAGTATCTCTGATTCTTAGTGAATACATAAAAAAACTGAACATCCCTAAAGAAGACAAGATAACCAAAACCTTTTTCAACGGGGACGTATTTGAAGCCAAAAAATTTGAGGATAAGCACACTTTTACGAGCGTATCGAACTGGCTTGAGCCATTTTACGTTGGAAGAGGAAACTACTCAATAGTTGTTTTAATAGAAGCGCAGGGCAAAAATGACGAATTCACTCTTCAGCTGGAAGTACAAAACAATCGAGATCCATTAGAGTCTCCTATGGCTTTTTCTAAATTCAGAAATTCAAACGCCAGCTTCGCCGACAAAAAGAACATCATGAAGCAACTCGGCATAATAGCAAAGTACAGTCCTTTTACGGCTAAAGCGGCAAAGTATGAAAAACCGATCAGCCTGACATTGAAAGAACTTGGGAAATTCGTAACAAAGGGACGTTTTATCTTGGAAATGCTTGGGGTGAAAGTGCTCCTTCCCAAAGAATTCAAGAATATTTTGAAGCCGTCGCTAACCTTAAACGCATCTTTGAAAAATGGTAATTGGAAGAAAACTTATATGAATTTGGCTGAACTCTTGGATTTTAATTGGGAAATATCCATTGATGGAGAAACCATTTCATTTCACAAACTGTTGAAACTGTCAAAAAAATCAAGTGGAATAATAAAACTGAGAAACAAATATCTTTTGGTGGACACAGACGAATTGCGCAGGATCGTGAAAAGAATAGAAGAAGGTGTTCCCTCCATTTCAAATCACGAAGCCTTGCAAGCCATTCTGGGGGGAGAGCTCGGAGGAGTAAAGATAGATTTTTCCAAGGATCTCAAAGAATTTTTGAAAGGTTTCCGAAAAGTCAAAAATATAAGGCCACCTAAAACCTTGAACACCCAACTGAGGAAATACCAAGAAAGAGGTTTTAAATGGCTCTACACTTACTTAGAAAAAGGATTTGGAGTTTGTTTAGCCGATGACATGGGGCTTGGCAAAACTGTTCAAGCTATTTCCGCGGTTTTAAAGGAAAAAGAGAACAAAAAACTGAAAAGCCCTGCCCTTGTTGTTGCTCCTCTAACGCTTGTTGAAAATTGGAAAAACGAAATTGAAAAATTTGCCCCCAAACTCAACGTAAGCATTTATTACGGGCCTTTTAGAAAGCTTCAAGTTAGCGGTGTGGACATCGTTCTGACAACCTATGGTGTTGTGAGAAGTGATGCAAAGAAGTTAAAAGACGTTGAGTGGTCACTCATAATAATAGATGAAGCTCAGAATGTGAAAAATCCAAACACCTTTCAGACCAAAGCGGTAAAAAAATTAAAATCTCACGGAAGAATAGCCTTAACGGGGACACCAATAGAAAATCGTCTTTTAGAACTTTGGAGTATCTTTGATTTCCTAATGCCGGGTTATCTTGGAAACAGGGAAAAGTTCATAAAAGAATTCTCCATTCCTATAGAAAAATACGGAAATTTGGAAGTAGCGCAACGTTTGCAAAGAATAACCGCTCCTTTTCTCATGAGAAGGCTTAAAACTGACAAAACCATAATAAAAGATTTACCGGAAAAAATCGTGTCAAATGAATACGTTCAGCTAAAAGAGGAGCAAGCCTCTTTGTACAGAGAGATCGTTAAAAACGAATCGAAAAAAATATTTGGTGAAATTGGAGATATGGAAAGAAAGGGAGCCATATTCAGACTTTTGGTATCTCTAAAGCAGGTATGTAATCACCCAATCCATTACACAAAAAACGGCGTTCCCGTTCCATCAGCATCCGGAAAGGCCGAAAGAACGATTGAAATATTGAAAGACATCCTTGAAAACAACGAGAAAGCCGTAGTATTTACTCAATACCGGGAAATGGGAAAGATTCTATTTGAAATGGTGAAAAATTTTTTAAAAGTGGAGCCGTTGTTTTTCCACGGTGGTTTATCCCGAAGAAAAAGAATGGAAATGGTGAAAGATTTTCAGGAAAAGCATCGTTATCCGTTCATGATAATAACCATAAAGGCTGGTGGAACAGGCTTAAATCTCACGGCAGCAAACCATGTTATTCACTACGATTTGTGGTGGAATCCAGCTGTGGAAAATCAAGGTACAGACAGAACGTTCAGAATAGGACAAACTAAAAACGTCATCGTACACAGAATGATAACCATTGGAACACTTGAGGAAAAAATAGATAAAATGATACAGAAGAAACAAAAGCTTGCCAATTCTATCATTACAGCCGGTGAAAAGTGGATCACCGAGCTTTCAGATGAAGAACTTCAAGACCTTTTTCAATTGGAAAAGTAG
- a CDS encoding GNAT family N-acetyltransferase translates to MLEGEMVRLREYHKEDIQTVWKYVNDPEIKRTLVPGIPFPWKLEEEEKWYEEQNAKGDTYNFAIEKKVDGTYIGGCGINNVDWKNSVVTVGIFVGKDFLSQGYGTDAMKVLVKFIFDQMNIHKVILHVFSFNKRAIRSYEKVGFRIEGTLREQIYRDGKYYDEVIMGILKEDWALS, encoded by the coding sequence ATGCTTGAAGGAGAAATGGTAAGACTTCGAGAATACCACAAAGAAGACATTCAAACCGTATGGAAATACGTAAACGATCCGGAAATCAAAAGAACTTTGGTTCCCGGAATTCCATTTCCCTGGAAGTTGGAAGAAGAGGAAAAATGGTACGAGGAGCAAAACGCGAAGGGCGACACCTACAACTTCGCGATTGAAAAGAAAGTGGACGGAACTTACATTGGTGGTTGTGGAATAAACAACGTCGATTGGAAAAACAGCGTTGTGACGGTGGGAATATTCGTGGGAAAAGATTTTTTGTCGCAGGGATACGGCACGGATGCCATGAAGGTGTTGGTAAAGTTCATCTTCGATCAGATGAACATCCACAAAGTCATACTTCATGTTTTTTCGTTCAACAAAAGGGCCATTCGTTCGTACGAAAAGGTAGGTTTCAGAATCGAAGGCACGCTGAGGGAACAGATATACAGGGATGGCAAGTATTACGATGAGGTGATAATGGGAATTTTAAAAGAAGATTGGGCGTTAAGTTGA
- a CDS encoding Kelch repeat-containing protein: protein MKNKILVVLVAVVSVLSAITFAANIYINTGKVIPGKITSFDGSKLTFILPGADVSVSIETQKIVKISFDNKTDSGTGLILKNGVNLPYAQLAAIRNGKAFFSLPFGALEVNDLSSLAFVNFKNVVDLSVPNPSDFIIHPVTGGEFTAKLVSVENGVYKFKTKYGDLSMPWSQIKDMEKDKSFTPTGNILLPGEISTNGEIASFDGTYYTLNTSYGQFKMIDGTILAAVNPNPVGGVDFSAFLKLRNGQVITGTVSSWNSGKIKYATPWGNLEFSEDDVAEIQMEKTAGIHVVTTPSGADVQLDGVDVGKTPLKLPMTLSGMHELIIFKPGYQILDEKIYATPYMSTVLNYDLKYGDIWEKAAPMPTARSRFAAVEYEGKIYAIGGYNDGTCLSAMEVYDPKTNKWTKAAPMPTARDWFAAVVYQGKIYAIGGENRESYLSTVEVYDPKTNKWTKGASLPIARRELCAVVYDGEIYVIGGYNNSDLKDVEIYNSKSNSWSKGTSISTPRRGMAAIVYKGKIYIMGGYNGSFFNIVEAYDSKTNRWTKEVSMPTARNNLAAVSYGGEIYAIGGNGYGGALSNVEIYDPKTRKWVEGANMSTAKWNLSAVTYNDRIYILGGENNGKSFNTVEVYIPGIKGTPEKMENSSNATTNSASSTNKSVNTNLTIITPVTVGFYMNEKNDLTVVISNGSIKKTFTQKDVPCAKMVAFKIAGIPSGTYNVVATWGKHTASWTVNFENQAQLRFMMR, encoded by the coding sequence GTGAAAAACAAAATTCTTGTGGTGTTGGTGGCTGTTGTAAGCGTGCTCTCCGCTATCACTTTTGCGGCGAACATCTACATCAACACGGGGAAAGTTATTCCGGGAAAGATAACATCTTTTGACGGCAGCAAGCTTACTTTCATTCTTCCCGGGGCAGACGTCAGCGTGAGTATAGAAACGCAGAAAATCGTGAAGATATCTTTCGACAACAAAACCGATAGCGGAACGGGGCTCATCTTGAAAAATGGTGTGAATCTGCCCTACGCGCAACTCGCGGCGATAAGAAACGGTAAAGCCTTCTTCAGCCTTCCTTTTGGGGCGCTTGAGGTCAACGATCTTTCAAGTTTGGCCTTCGTGAACTTCAAAAATGTGGTTGATCTGAGCGTTCCAAATCCATCTGACTTCATCATTCACCCGGTAACCGGTGGCGAATTCACGGCAAAACTCGTATCAGTTGAAAATGGAGTGTACAAATTCAAAACGAAATACGGTGATCTTTCAATGCCGTGGTCGCAGATAAAAGATATGGAAAAAGATAAAAGTTTCACGCCAACTGGAAATATCCTTCTTCCTGGCGAAATAAGCACCAACGGGGAAATCGCATCGTTTGATGGCACGTATTACACGCTAAACACATCTTATGGACAGTTCAAAATGATAGATGGAACCATTTTGGCAGCGGTAAATCCAAATCCAGTTGGCGGGGTTGATTTTAGCGCTTTCTTGAAACTGAGAAATGGACAGGTTATAACCGGAACCGTTTCATCCTGGAATTCCGGAAAGATAAAATACGCCACACCATGGGGAAATCTTGAATTTTCGGAAGACGATGTCGCGGAAATTCAAATGGAAAAAACTGCTGGCATTCACGTCGTCACCACACCCTCTGGTGCGGATGTTCAGCTCGATGGCGTTGACGTCGGAAAAACTCCTTTGAAACTGCCCATGACGCTTTCCGGAATGCATGAATTGATAATCTTCAAACCAGGCTACCAAATCCTTGATGAAAAGATTTATGCCACGCCTTACATGTCCACGGTTCTTAACTACGATCTCAAATACGGTGATATTTGGGAAAAAGCAGCACCGATGCCAACGGCAAGGAGTCGCTTTGCAGCTGTTGAATATGAGGGAAAGATATATGCAATCGGGGGATATAATGATGGTACTTGCTTGAGTGCAATGGAAGTATATGATCCAAAAACTAACAAGTGGACAAAAGCGGCGCCTATGCCAACAGCGAGAGATTGGTTTGCAGCAGTTGTATACCAAGGGAAAATATACGCTATTGGAGGAGAAAATAGAGAAAGTTATTTGAGTACTGTTGAAGTATATGATCCAAAAACTAACAAGTGGACAAAAGGAGCTTCTCTACCCATTGCTCGAAGAGAATTATGTGCTGTGGTATATGATGGGGAAATATACGTGATAGGTGGATATAATAATAGTGATCTTAAGGATGTAGAAATATACAATTCAAAGTCCAATAGTTGGTCAAAAGGAACTTCCATTTCCACTCCGAGAAGAGGAATGGCTGCTATAGTATATAAAGGAAAAATATATATCATGGGTGGATATAATGGCAGTTTCTTTAATATTGTGGAAGCATATGATTCAAAAACCAATAGATGGACAAAAGAAGTTTCTATGCCAACAGCGAGAAATAATCTAGCAGCTGTTAGTTATGGAGGGGAAATATATGCTATAGGTGGAAATGGTTATGGAGGAGCTCTTAGCAACGTAGAAATATATGACCCTAAAACACGCAAATGGGTAGAAGGTGCGAATATGTCAACAGCAAAATGGAACTTATCTGCTGTAACTTATAATGACAGAATATATATTCTGGGTGGAGAAAATAATGGAAAATCATTTAACACAGTCGAAGTGTACATCCCGGGAATAAAAGGCACTCCGGAAAAAATGGAAAATTCTTCAAACGCAACGACGAATTCCGCATCGTCTACAAATAAATCGGTAAATACCAACCTCACGATAATAACGCCGGTAACCGTTGGGTTTTACATGAACGAAAAGAACGATCTCACGGTTGTGATATCGAACGGATCGATAAAGAAAACGTTCACGCAAAAAGATGTGCCGTGCGCGAAAATGGTTGCTTTTAAAATTGCAGGCATTCCTTCGGGAACGTACAACGTGGTTGCAACGTGGGGTAAACACACCGCAAGTTGGACGGTGAATTTTGAAAACCAAGCGCAGCTGCGTTTCATGATGAGATGA
- a CDS encoding GGDEF domain-containing protein, producing MKILWRVLVSLIVFVMIYFISIYIFSPGGQPLERWQLSFEGKKEFVRMPFKVKTKHPKLLTFTTTFEGKAGDTLVFPQVDGGGFVVYLNGKEIYQTGNLKNGTANIWNSLFSIPLSGYLKNGENVLKVKVFALYNGGLAAAPYIGWRSQIERKILATKFLKSQITLVVMGMAIALGVILTSLAFMDDRNRRRYFVIGMAAFFMSLYLIDLQYWNVSNVSTYLLFRKLFLISLYMSVFLFFDGMERNLFTELKLSKPFLAVMIGVSVCVFIQPTPFLFKEVLGVGTLFTVVLITISAIEVYWRKRYEMIYPLSLSMEIAIYAIILALKGKPNAFLIPYVTMALTAGLGITLVKDYGRTYSNMLISHKASLTDPLTGAFNRNVLKDLRLSSQDVIAMIDMDAFKKLNDTFGHEKGDEMLKLFCKKSEENLRTGDFVIRYGGDEFLMILRDCTRKDAVSIVERVKKSFEKEALKYRVTFSYGVERVEKSLEWALLRADSKMYSMKENLKKFSKKKRSLKEFR from the coding sequence TTGAAGATCTTATGGCGTGTGTTAGTATCGCTAATTGTATTTGTAATGATATACTTCATTTCCATCTACATCTTCTCTCCAGGCGGGCAACCTCTCGAAAGATGGCAATTGTCTTTTGAAGGAAAGAAAGAATTTGTTCGCATGCCCTTTAAGGTAAAGACAAAACATCCAAAACTGCTGACGTTTACAACCACTTTTGAAGGAAAAGCGGGAGATACGCTCGTTTTTCCGCAAGTTGATGGTGGAGGGTTTGTTGTTTATTTAAACGGTAAAGAGATCTACCAAACCGGAAATCTCAAAAACGGCACCGCAAACATATGGAATTCCCTCTTTTCGATTCCACTTTCGGGTTATTTAAAAAACGGGGAAAATGTGCTAAAAGTAAAAGTCTTCGCTCTTTACAACGGCGGCCTCGCCGCAGCGCCTTACATAGGATGGCGTTCGCAAATAGAAAGAAAAATTTTAGCGACGAAGTTTTTGAAATCTCAAATCACTTTGGTTGTTATGGGAATGGCAATAGCCTTAGGTGTGATACTGACTTCGCTGGCATTTATGGACGATAGAAACAGAAGAAGGTATTTCGTCATAGGAATGGCAGCGTTTTTTATGTCTCTCTACTTAATCGATCTGCAGTATTGGAACGTCAGCAACGTTTCAACCTACTTGCTTTTTAGAAAACTCTTCTTGATTTCTTTGTACATGTCCGTTTTTCTTTTCTTTGATGGAATGGAAAGAAATTTATTTACGGAATTGAAGCTCTCAAAGCCATTCCTTGCCGTGATGATAGGCGTATCCGTTTGTGTTTTCATTCAGCCAACACCATTTTTGTTTAAAGAAGTACTGGGAGTGGGAACTTTATTTACCGTTGTATTGATCACCATTTCAGCGATAGAAGTTTACTGGCGGAAAAGGTATGAAATGATTTATCCATTGAGTTTGAGCATGGAAATCGCGATTTATGCCATTATCCTTGCTCTTAAGGGAAAACCAAACGCCTTTTTGATTCCATATGTGACAATGGCTCTAACTGCTGGTTTGGGAATAACGCTTGTTAAAGACTACGGCAGAACCTATTCCAACATGCTGATATCTCACAAGGCATCCTTGACAGATCCTCTGACAGGGGCGTTCAACAGGAATGTTTTAAAAGATTTAAGGCTTTCATCCCAAGATGTGATCGCCATGATAGACATGGATGCATTTAAAAAGCTTAACGACACCTTTGGCCATGAAAAGGGAGACGAAATGCTTAAGCTCTTTTGTAAGAAGAGTGAAGAGAATCTGAGAACTGGGGATTTCGTGATAAGATACGGGGGAGACGAATTCTTAATGATTTTGAGAGATTGCACGAGAAAGGATGCTGTTTCCATAGTTGAAAGGGTGAAAAAATCCTTCGAAAAAGAGGCCCTAAAATATAGGGTAACTTTTTCATACGGTGTCGAAAGGGTGGAAAAAAGCCTCGAGTGGGCTTTGTTAAGAGCTGATTCAAAAATGTACTCTATGAAAGAAAATCTTAAAAAATTCTCTAAGAAAAAGAGGTCACTCAAGGAATTTAGATAG